One genomic window of Cupriavidus oxalaticus includes the following:
- a CDS encoding DUF1643 domain-containing protein → MKRLTETTLDGEGGCILSDCEQYRYRLWRAWDDNRPALGFIMLNPSTADHHVSDPTITRCLQRALAGKYGRLEVVNLFPLRSTDPDGLLSHPDPLGDPPGRNDGAVMDAIDGCSTVICAWGSHRAAPARAAEVLRIVRMCGRGNLLYHLGLNHDGSPRHPLYVAATVQPRPYTA, encoded by the coding sequence ATGAAACGACTGACCGAGACCACGCTGGACGGTGAGGGCGGATGCATCCTGTCGGATTGCGAGCAGTACCGGTACCGCCTCTGGCGCGCCTGGGACGACAACCGCCCAGCGCTCGGCTTCATCATGCTGAACCCGTCGACGGCCGACCACCACGTCAGCGACCCGACCATCACCAGGTGCCTGCAGCGCGCGCTGGCCGGCAAGTATGGCCGGCTCGAAGTCGTCAACCTGTTCCCACTGCGATCGACGGATCCGGATGGCCTGCTGAGTCATCCGGATCCGCTCGGAGATCCGCCGGGTCGCAACGACGGCGCTGTCATGGATGCAATCGATGGCTGCTCGACGGTCATCTGCGCGTGGGGATCGCACAGAGCGGCACCGGCGCGTGCGGCGGAAGTGCTGCGAATCGTCCGCATGTGCGGCCGCGGCAACCTGCTTTACCACCTCGGACTCAACCATGACGGCAGTCCAAGGCATCCGCTCTACGTCGCGGCCACAGTCCAACCGCGGCCGTACACCGCCTGA
- a CDS encoding NADPH-dependent FMN reductase — translation MSNPRDVVVLVGSLRKESYNRKLAKALIAQAPAQLKLEIVEIGDLQLYNQDLDDKPPQTWVAFRDRVRRADAVLFVTPEYNRSVPAPLKNAIDVGSRPYGSSVWDGKPGAIISASPGAVGGFGANHHLRQSMVFLNVPVLQQPEAYISGVDKLLDEQGGIANESTRGFLDKFLTAFATWIDKTAATR, via the coding sequence ATGAGCAATCCTCGTGATGTCGTTGTACTGGTGGGAAGCCTGCGCAAGGAGTCGTATAACCGCAAGCTGGCCAAGGCGCTGATCGCGCAGGCGCCGGCACAACTCAAGCTGGAGATCGTCGAGATCGGCGACCTGCAGCTCTACAACCAGGACCTGGACGACAAGCCGCCGCAGACCTGGGTCGCATTCCGCGACCGTGTGCGTCGCGCCGATGCGGTGCTGTTCGTCACGCCCGAGTACAACCGCTCGGTCCCCGCACCGTTGAAGAACGCCATCGACGTGGGCTCGCGCCCCTATGGCAGCAGCGTCTGGGACGGCAAGCCCGGCGCCATCATCAGTGCCTCGCCGGGTGCCGTCGGCGGGTTTGGCGCAAATCATCACCTGCGGCAGTCGATGGTTTTCCTCAATGTTCCGGTCCTGCAGCAGCCCGAGGCCTATATCAGCGGTGTCGACAAACTGCTCGACGAGCAGGGCGGCATTGCCAACGAATCCACGCGGGGGTTCCTCGACAAGTTCCTGACCGCGTTCGCCACGTGGATCGACAAGACTGCTGCCACACGATGA
- the dusA gene encoding tRNA dihydrouridine(20/20a) synthase DusA: MTHFQGKPAAASPRRVSVAPMMDWTDRHCRTFHRQLSRHTWLYTEMVTTGALLHGDVPRHLDFDAAEQPVALQLGGSEPADLAAAAKLGEQWGYKEINLNCGCPSERVQRGAFGACLMAEPELVADCVKAMRDAVSIPVTVKHRIGIDTIEHYDFVRDFVGMVAEAGCDTFIVHARNAILKGLSPKENREIPPLRYEVAYQLKQEFPQLEILINGGIATYDEMARHLQHVDGVMIGREAYHQPYLLAEVDVRFYGDAEAAVRSRLDVELSMQGYIGDMVERGGYMGAATRHMLGLYRGVAGGRGWRRVLSDAKRMHAARTRADVDALFAEARTHLRPLASQPLAA, translated from the coding sequence ATGACCCATTTTCAAGGTAAACCTGCCGCGGCAAGTCCGCGCCGCGTCTCCGTGGCGCCGATGATGGACTGGACTGACCGCCATTGCCGCACCTTCCATCGCCAGCTCAGCCGCCATACCTGGCTGTACACCGAGATGGTGACCACCGGTGCGCTGCTGCATGGCGACGTGCCGCGCCACCTGGATTTCGATGCGGCCGAGCAGCCTGTCGCGCTGCAACTTGGCGGGAGCGAGCCGGCAGACCTGGCCGCGGCGGCGAAGTTGGGCGAGCAATGGGGCTACAAGGAGATCAACCTGAATTGCGGCTGCCCGTCCGAACGCGTGCAGCGCGGCGCTTTCGGCGCCTGCCTGATGGCGGAGCCCGAACTGGTTGCCGATTGCGTGAAGGCGATGCGCGATGCGGTCAGCATCCCGGTGACGGTAAAGCATCGCATCGGCATCGATACCATCGAGCACTACGATTTCGTGCGGGATTTTGTCGGCATGGTCGCGGAGGCGGGCTGCGACACATTTATCGTCCATGCGCGCAATGCCATCCTGAAAGGCCTGAGTCCAAAGGAAAACCGCGAGATCCCGCCGCTGCGCTATGAAGTGGCATACCAGCTGAAACAGGAATTTCCGCAGCTGGAGATCCTGATCAATGGCGGCATCGCCACCTATGACGAGATGGCTCGGCACCTGCAGCACGTCGATGGCGTGATGATTGGCCGCGAGGCCTACCACCAGCCCTATCTGCTGGCGGAAGTGGACGTACGCTTCTATGGCGACGCCGAGGCGGCAGTGCGATCGCGGCTGGATGTAGAACTATCGATGCAGGGTTACATCGGCGACATGGTCGAGCGCGGCGGGTACATGGGCGCCGCTACTCGGCATATGCTGGGGCTGTACCGCGGCGTTGCGGGAGGACGAGGCTGGCGCCGCGTGCTGTCCGATGCAAAGCGCATGCATGCCGCGCGCACTCGCGCCGATGTGGATGCACTGTTTGCAGAGGCGCGTACACACCTGCGTCCCCTGGCGTCACAGCCGCTGGCGGCATAG